The nucleotide window AGGGTTGATTTTTTGGCCATTTTTCCATAACTTGTTGTGTCACGTTATAAATAGTTTGACCATAATTTCTCATGCGTTCTCCGTGAAACGGCGGCATCAAAAGTTTACGCTGTTGTTGATGAGATTGCCCATCTAATAAAATTAAAGAATAACCGCCTACAATCGGATGTACTATTTTATTGCTGTTTCCTATTTCAAAACAATTGGGATCAGCCGTAAATACTTGTTCAATTCCTTTGGGATCTCCTATAATCACAAGGTGAGGAAAAGCGAAAGATTCTCCCCAATAAATATCACCCATACGAGATCTCTGTTTTTCGAGATACTCTAAAGGCTGAAAGAGTGCTTCAACGGTTTGTAACCAGACAGGAGCAGTAATTTTAGGAAGGGGTTGATGAGATTTTGTCTCTGAGGATATTACGGTAGTCATCTCGATTATTTTCTCCTGATGAACATTTACCAAAGGGCTTAATTTTTATTTTAAAAATTTATCTTGAATAATGACAACCTAATTTCCTTTAAAGCCCCCCTTAAAAAGGGGGGTTGGGGGGATCTATTAAATACAGCGTTATAGAGAATTGGTATTCTATCCACTTATTTAAGTATAGCGATTTATCTATGTCTAATTTTTCAAAAATTCAATCCATAAATGTTTTAATTGTTGGAGCTTCTCGCGGAATAGGGTTAGGTTTTGTAGAGCAGTTACTTAATCGAATAGAGGTGGAACAAATTTTTGCAACTTATCGTCTCCCTACTTCAGCAACCGAGTTATTAACCTTAGAAAGTCAAGCTCAAGGTAAATTAAGTTGTTTACCGATGGATTTAACGATCGAAGACCAAATTATTGAAGGAATTAATCAAATTCAGAGTCGGGTAAATCAACTTCATTTAGTGATTAATTGTGTGGGAATTTTACATGAAGGAGAATTAAAACCCTCAAAAAGTCTTAAACAAGTCAGTTCAGATTATTTTATGCGTTATTTTCAGGTTAATAGTATTGGTTCGGTATTATTGGCTAAACATTTAATTCCTTTATTTCGTCATGATCAGCCGAGTATTTTTGCTAGTATTTCCGCAAAAATAGGTAGTATTGGAGATAATCAATTAGGGGG belongs to Gloeothece citriformis PCC 7424 and includes:
- a CDS encoding SDR family NAD(P)-dependent oxidoreductase, which translates into the protein MSNFSKIQSINVLIVGASRGIGLGFVEQLLNRIEVEQIFATYRLPTSATELLTLESQAQGKLSCLPMDLTIEDQIIEGINQIQSRVNQLHLVINCVGILHEGELKPSKSLKQVSSDYFMRYFQVNSIGSVLLAKHLIPLFRHDQPSIFASISAKIGSIGDNQLGGWYGYRASKAALNMLMKTVSIEYGRISPKTIVVTLHPGTTNTDLSKPFQKNVPPEKLFSVERTVKQLLTVIDNLTEHDSGQFFSWDGTRLPW